GTCAACGAGTATCTTGCCTCTACGCAATCTGAAGAAATGGGAAAATTATATAGTTTCTTAGGACTAACGACTGGCTGCATTTTTTCTGGAATGTCTGATGAAGAACGCCAAAAAGCCTATGCCTGTGATGTTACCTACGCAACCAACAATGAACTTGGTTTTGATTACTTACGAGATAATATGAAAGTTCGTTTAGAAGACTTTGTGCAACGCGGACATCATTTTGCCATTGTTGACGAAGTGGATTCTATTTTAATTGATGAAGCACGTACCCCACTGATTATTAGTGGCCCATCCGACACCTCATCAGACAAGTATGTTGTTGCCAATAATGCGGTGAGAGGATTGCGCAAAGAACTCGATTACACTGTTGACGAAAAATCACGTTCCTGTGCATTAACCGAAGCCGGCATTGCAAAAGTTGAAAAACGCCTCAATATCGAAAATCTTTTTGATCCAGAAAATAACGAGTTGGTGCATGCTTGCAACAATGCGTTACGAGCGCTTGTCTTATTTAGACGTGATGATCACTATATTGTACAACAAGGTCAAATTATTATTGTCGATGAATTTACAGGCCGCTTAATGCAAGGCAGACGCTTCTCTGATGGCCTGCACCAAGCCTTAGAAGCCAAAGAAAATGTACCAATTCAACCAGAAAACCAAACCCTTGCTCAAGTCACATTACAAAACTACTTTCGTATGTATGACAAGCTATCAGGTATGACAGGAACAGCAGATACTGAAGCCGTAGAATTTCATAACATTTATAAACTCAACGTTGTGGTCATTCCAACCAACCGCCCGATGGTTCGTAAAGATCATGATGATGTGTTATTTGTAAAACAATCTGTTAAATTTACAGCCGTTGCCGATGAAATTGAGCGCGTTCATAAAACAGGACAACCTATTTTGGTTGGTACAGTGAGTATTGAAAAAAGCGAACAGTTATCAAAACTGCTCAACGAGAAAAAAATCCCGCATCAAGTATTAAACGCAAAACACCACGAACAAGAAGCTTTAATCATTGCGCAAGCAGGACAAAAAGGCAAAGTGACCCTTTCTACCAACATGGCAGGGCGCGGTACAGATATTATTCTTGGCGCAGGAGTTGCAGAACTTGGCGGACTTTACGTCATTGGTACCGAACGCCACGAAAGCCGTCGTATTGACAATCAGTTGCGTGGACGTTCTGGACGCCAAGGCGATCCTGGTGCTAGCAAGTTTTTCTTATCATGGGAAGATGAGCTCATGCGCCGCTTTAATAATAAAGCCAACCAATTTATTATGGAACGCTTTGTTGGTGACGAAGCCATTCATGATCCAAGGCTCACAAAAGTCATTAGCAAAGTGCAAAAACGGGTTGAAGGATTTAACTACGATATTAGAAAACAACTTCTCCAATATGATGATGTGTTAAATCAACAACGCAAAACCATTTATGCAGCGCGCATGAGAATTTTACGCAAAGAAAATGTAAAAGACATTTTAACAGGCGAACCTGTTATAAAGTTTGCCCATACAATATGTGATGACTTTATACCGCCATCTGGCTTGCCAGGAGAAATGGTCACAATTGACTTTAAAAACTTGGAA
This region of Spirobacillus cienkowskii genomic DNA includes:
- the secA gene encoding preprotein translocase subunit SecA, encoding MLNILKSLFGTKNDRELRKIAPILTKINLLESHLEKLTDSELKAKTDEFKTRHKSGESIDSLLPEAFAVVREASKRSLGKRHFDVQLIGGYVLHQGKIAEMRTGEGKTLTATAPVYLNALSGKNVHVVTVNEYLASTQSEEMGKLYSFLGLTTGCIFSGMSDEERQKAYACDVTYATNNELGFDYLRDNMKVRLEDFVQRGHHFAIVDEVDSILIDEARTPLIISGPSDTSSDKYVVANNAVRGLRKELDYTVDEKSRSCALTEAGIAKVEKRLNIENLFDPENNELVHACNNALRALVLFRRDDHYIVQQGQIIIVDEFTGRLMQGRRFSDGLHQALEAKENVPIQPENQTLAQVTLQNYFRMYDKLSGMTGTADTEAVEFHNIYKLNVVVIPTNRPMVRKDHDDVLFVKQSVKFTAVADEIERVHKTGQPILVGTVSIEKSEQLSKLLNEKKIPHQVLNAKHHEQEALIIAQAGQKGKVTLSTNMAGRGTDIILGAGVAELGGLYVIGTERHESRRIDNQLRGRSGRQGDPGASKFFLSWEDELMRRFNNKANQFIMERFVGDEAIHDPRLTKVISKVQKRVEGFNYDIRKQLLQYDDVLNQQRKTIYAARMRILRKENVKDILTGEPVIKFAHTICDDFIPPSGLPGEMVTIDFKNLERVLFRNFNKAIPFSNTERAKNELTREEFYQLITQKLIQEYEEKEKLFGTEQMRDIERWVMLQTIDSWWKDHLLNIDHLKDGIGLRGYAQKDPLQEYKNEAFELFIRLIAAIKQDTLQMIYRVQPNLAEKFVAEAREEAEKKSKNELKNSNLKHDDPKRLMQPTT